A DNA window from Pseudarthrobacter sp. W1I19 contains the following coding sequences:
- a CDS encoding MMPL family transporter yields MALFLYRLGKFSYRRRRLVISLWLAVLVAVGGSAAAFHGTLSNNFQIPGTETQRIADKLKQELPAASGGTATIVFEAPDGGFTAESRAAVTDALKKLESVPSVRGTVDPFATQAQVDQAGQAITDGGQQLAAGQAQLDASRAQLEAGAAQLAEAEQQLAAAGAPSALIEAQLGQQKAALAEGQAKLDTGTRELEAGKAKLELGKRQAEASSAIRFVSEDGRAAVAQVQFNTSINGLSPEVRQQVQDIAHETSAAGVTAYASKEITEDISELFGAAEIIGIAVAALVLIIMLGTLIAAGLPLLMAVMGVGVGVGITFALSGLFDMSSISPMLALMLGLAVGIDYSLFIVNRHRTQLLAGMAQEESVARATGTSGNAVVFAGLTVIIALAALVVPGLPFLAVMGLAAAGTVAVAVLVAITLTPAMLSLIGRRIISKRAWAKAEVHNAEPGHEAADEAEDRERSTRGWGGLVTRHPVLALLAGVVLLGTLALPATQLQLALPDGGSEPVESEAYQAYDLTARSFGEGVTGPIVAVGGFPANLDEAQAQALQYNVADKLRAVDNVVAAVPVALSEDRRTAVFQVIPKEGPASASTVQVVAELRGLNGDIQSEYGVAMGLTGQTAGNVDVSTKLGDALPPYLAIVVGLSLVLLLLVFRSIVVPLLATGGFLLSLAAAFGAVVAVYQWGWLGNVFDVANPGAVLSFLPIILIGVLFGLAMDYQVFIASGMREAYMHGSTAKQAVRVGFRHAAAVVTAAAIIMVSVFAGFIFSHLTMVRPLGFAMAFGVLLDAFVVRMTIVPAVMYLLGEKSWWLPRWLDRVLPDVDVEGAQLNRPAAAKASEELVH; encoded by the coding sequence ATGGCACTGTTCCTATACCGCCTGGGCAAGTTCTCCTACCGCCGGCGCCGGCTGGTCATCTCACTGTGGCTGGCCGTTTTGGTTGCTGTTGGCGGTTCAGCTGCCGCCTTCCACGGCACACTGTCCAACAACTTCCAGATCCCCGGCACCGAAACGCAACGGATCGCGGACAAGCTGAAGCAAGAGCTTCCGGCCGCTTCCGGAGGCACGGCAACAATCGTTTTTGAAGCTCCCGACGGCGGTTTTACCGCCGAGAGCCGCGCCGCCGTCACCGATGCACTGAAAAAGCTTGAGTCCGTGCCCAGCGTCCGCGGGACCGTGGACCCCTTCGCCACGCAGGCGCAGGTGGACCAGGCGGGCCAGGCCATCACCGACGGCGGGCAGCAGCTGGCCGCCGGCCAGGCCCAGCTGGACGCCTCCCGCGCCCAGCTCGAGGCAGGGGCGGCACAGCTCGCGGAAGCAGAACAGCAACTTGCCGCCGCCGGCGCGCCCTCTGCACTCATTGAGGCACAGCTTGGCCAGCAGAAGGCGGCCCTGGCAGAGGGGCAGGCAAAGCTCGACACCGGAACCCGTGAACTGGAAGCCGGCAAGGCCAAGCTGGAACTGGGCAAGCGCCAGGCAGAAGCGTCCTCCGCCATCCGCTTTGTCTCCGAAGACGGACGCGCGGCCGTGGCACAGGTGCAGTTCAACACCTCCATCAACGGCCTTAGCCCGGAGGTCCGCCAGCAGGTCCAGGACATCGCGCACGAAACGTCCGCTGCCGGTGTCACCGCCTATGCCAGCAAGGAGATCACCGAGGACATCTCCGAACTCTTCGGCGCAGCCGAAATCATCGGCATCGCTGTGGCTGCCCTGGTCCTGATCATCATGCTGGGCACGCTGATTGCCGCCGGGCTGCCGCTGCTGATGGCCGTCATGGGTGTTGGCGTCGGCGTCGGCATCACCTTCGCGCTCTCCGGCCTGTTCGACATGAGCTCCATCTCCCCCATGCTGGCCCTCATGCTGGGCCTCGCCGTCGGGATCGATTACTCCCTGTTCATCGTCAACCGGCACCGCACGCAGCTCCTGGCCGGCATGGCCCAGGAGGAATCCGTGGCCCGCGCCACCGGAACCTCCGGCAACGCCGTGGTCTTCGCCGGCCTCACGGTCATCATCGCCCTCGCCGCCCTGGTGGTGCCGGGCCTGCCCTTCCTTGCCGTGATGGGCCTGGCCGCGGCCGGAACCGTGGCGGTAGCGGTGCTGGTGGCCATCACCCTGACCCCGGCCATGCTGTCCCTGATCGGCCGCCGTATCATCTCAAAGCGTGCTTGGGCCAAGGCCGAGGTGCACAACGCCGAACCCGGGCACGAGGCAGCCGACGAAGCCGAAGACCGCGAGCGCAGCACCCGCGGCTGGGGCGGCCTGGTCACCCGCCACCCGGTGCTGGCCCTCCTGGCCGGTGTGGTCCTGCTGGGCACGCTCGCGCTCCCTGCCACCCAGCTGCAGCTGGCACTGCCCGACGGCGGCTCCGAACCGGTGGAGTCGGAGGCCTACCAGGCGTACGACCTCACCGCCCGGAGCTTTGGCGAAGGCGTCACCGGCCCGATCGTTGCCGTGGGCGGGTTCCCGGCAAACCTGGACGAAGCCCAGGCGCAGGCCCTGCAGTACAACGTCGCGGACAAGCTCCGCGCCGTGGACAACGTGGTGGCCGCCGTACCCGTCGCCCTCAGCGAGGACCGGCGCACCGCCGTCTTCCAGGTCATCCCCAAAGAGGGTCCGGCCAGCGCCAGCACCGTCCAGGTGGTGGCCGAACTCCGCGGCCTGAACGGGGACATCCAGTCCGAGTACGGCGTGGCCATGGGCCTCACGGGGCAGACCGCCGGCAACGTGGACGTTTCCACGAAGCTCGGCGACGCCCTCCCGCCCTACCTGGCCATCGTCGTCGGACTCTCCCTGGTCCTGCTGCTGCTGGTCTTCCGATCCATCGTGGTGCCGCTGCTCGCCACCGGCGGCTTCCTGCTCTCCCTCGCCGCGGCGTTCGGCGCCGTGGTGGCGGTGTACCAGTGGGGCTGGCTGGGCAACGTGTTCGACGTCGCCAACCCCGGCGCGGTCCTGAGTTTCCTGCCGATCATCCTGATCGGCGTGCTGTTCGGGCTGGCCATGGACTACCAGGTGTTCATCGCCTCCGGAATGCGCGAAGCCTACATGCACGGCTCCACCGCCAAGCAGGCGGTCCGGGTGGGCTTCCGCCACGCTGCGGCCGTGGTGACGGCCGCAGCGATCATCATGGTCAGCGTCTTCGCCGGCTTCATCTTCAGCCATCTCACCATGGTGCGGCCGCTGGGCTTCGCGATGGCGTTCGGTGTGCTGCTTGATGCGTTTGTGGTCCGCATGACCATCGTTCCTGCCGTGATGTACCTGCTGGGTGAGAAGTCCTGGTGGCTGCCGCGCTGGCTGGACCGGGTCCTCCCGGACGTCGACGTGGAAGGCGCCCAGCTGAACCGGCCCGCAGCCGCCAAGGCGTCCGAAGAACTGGTCCACTAG
- a CDS encoding TetR/AcrR family transcriptional regulator gives MGTSTGSISPAAATPSRRELNKAATRQAIIDAALSLLRSRGPGSFTVEDIAETAGISRRTFFNYFSSTDAALAAVTHGFLDNAIQQFRLRPADEPILESAQAALMALADPMTVAPLAELFTLTQQSQLMSHSELQAWEHCTEQIIAVARERVVGAAEGVDELYVRALAGAVISCGKAALEVWFTGRGADLSATSLAELRQLLIDAMALLGSGFTAGSSPAPRSTPSASVSS, from the coding sequence ATGGGAACCAGCACAGGCAGCATTTCGCCGGCAGCAGCCACCCCATCGCGGCGCGAGCTGAACAAGGCCGCCACCCGGCAGGCCATCATCGACGCCGCCCTGTCACTGCTGCGCAGCCGCGGGCCGGGAAGCTTCACGGTTGAGGACATCGCGGAAACCGCCGGCATTTCACGGCGCACCTTCTTCAACTACTTCAGCAGCACCGACGCCGCCCTCGCGGCCGTCACCCACGGTTTCCTGGACAACGCCATCCAGCAGTTCCGGCTGCGGCCGGCTGACGAACCGATCCTGGAGTCGGCACAAGCAGCCCTGATGGCACTGGCTGACCCCATGACCGTGGCACCGCTCGCGGAACTGTTTACGCTCACCCAGCAAAGCCAGCTGATGTCGCACTCGGAGCTCCAGGCCTGGGAGCACTGCACCGAACAAATCATCGCCGTTGCCCGCGAACGGGTAGTGGGGGCGGCAGAAGGCGTTGATGAACTCTATGTCCGCGCACTGGCCGGTGCGGTGATCTCCTGCGGCAAGGCCGCCCTGGAGGTATGGTTCACGGGCCGCGGCGCCGACCTCTCCGCCACTTCCCTGGCAGAGCTCCGGCAGCTGCTCATTGACGCGATGGCGCTGCTGGGGTCCGGTTTTACCGCAGGCAGCAGTCCTGCACCCCGTTCCACCCCTTCCGCATCCGTTTCTTCCTGA
- a CDS encoding nucleoside triphosphate pyrophosphatase, which translates to MVRLILASQSPARTKLLTEAGIRHTVLVSDVDEDAVQARYGVTDPHDTALLLARAKAEAVAALPEAEGALVLGCDSVFEFDGEAHGKPYTAAVARERMLRMSGNTGVLHTGHWLVDCRDTEPDGGSAPGTGATLGTVASAEVSFLEMDAAEIDAYIATGEPLHCAGSFTIDGLGGAFIRKVDGDPHTVVGLSVSTLRGLLASAQVRITDLWPAS; encoded by the coding sequence GTGGTCCGCCTGATTCTTGCCTCCCAGTCCCCCGCCCGCACCAAGCTCCTCACCGAGGCCGGCATCCGGCATACGGTCCTCGTGTCGGACGTGGACGAGGACGCCGTCCAGGCCCGGTACGGCGTCACCGATCCGCATGACACGGCCCTGCTGCTGGCACGCGCCAAGGCCGAGGCTGTGGCGGCCCTCCCCGAAGCGGAGGGGGCGCTGGTGCTTGGTTGCGACTCCGTTTTTGAGTTCGACGGCGAGGCGCACGGCAAGCCGTACACCGCCGCAGTCGCCCGGGAACGCATGCTGCGCATGAGTGGCAACACCGGCGTGCTGCACACCGGGCATTGGCTCGTGGATTGCCGCGATACGGAGCCCGACGGCGGGTCGGCACCGGGTACCGGGGCCACCTTGGGGACGGTGGCCTCGGCAGAGGTTTCCTTCCTGGAGATGGACGCGGCGGAGATTGACGCGTACATCGCCACGGGCGAGCCGCTGCACTGCGCGGGCTCCTTCACCATCGACGGCTTGGGCGGCGCCTTCATCCGGAAGGTCGACGGCGATCCGCACACCGTCGTCGGACTTTCCGTCTCCACGCTCCGTGGCCTGCTGGCCAGTGCGCAGGTCCGGATCACGGACCTCTGGCCGGCGTCCTAA